In Sedimentibacter sp. MB31-C6, one genomic interval encodes:
- a CDS encoding sensor domain-containing protein gives MAFICDEKCKELNQANKNLAKAQKLAHIGSWEMDIINRKNYWSDETYRIFGINKGQYDDSYEGFLKFVHPDDLGVIQNVLSNPPMSQIYDMEFRIIRSDGSIRNIYELMEFTFDENRKPIYIHGTTQDITEKKEMEKLIEQKQKEIDIIQRKFQVLIQESSNVFEIIDSDGTILYISEAVEKVFNFKPKERIGKKIYDYYDEIETRKLSKMIEIVLEDSSKKVKGDIIYKTKTGKKTYIEVNMKNLLHEPSIKGIVIDFMDITRRVEMEKKMAYISTHDELTNLPNRTYFNRKLSIQCLHAKNTNTKFALIMLDVDGFKNINYSLGFERGNKLIKEIVLKLRSFLGETIFISRYSEDHFAIIVQGLRKQEEYESIVRKLIKLFSKPFIVDKLELDVTVNLGICIYPDEAKDADSLRKQTMNALIRAKKDGKNRFKFFSIGLDIQNYKEFIIRNDFRHAIERNELRIYYQPIINLKTNEILGAEVLARWEHPDWGIIKPEEFIPLAEDTGLIIEVGKWILREVCRNYNQWMIEGKSNIKVAVNYSSIQFYEKKFVENILKTIDEFDLNPNFLIMEITENIFLEKGDNVISNISKLQSYGIQIALDDFGTGYSSLAYLNSFNIDILKLDGSFIKNITTDEANTVITKHVITMAQELKIKLVAEKIENFQQLSYLKELNCFAGQGYIYSKPVPLGDFNEILSKEKCMPM, from the coding sequence ATGGCTTTTATTTGTGATGAAAAATGTAAAGAATTAAATCAGGCTAACAAAAATCTTGCTAAAGCACAAAAGTTAGCCCATATTGGTAGTTGGGAAATGGATATAATTAACAGAAAAAATTATTGGTCTGATGAAACATATCGAATTTTTGGTATAAATAAAGGGCAATATGATGATTCATATGAAGGATTTTTAAAATTTGTTCATCCAGATGATTTAGGAGTAATACAAAATGTTTTATCAAATCCTCCTATGTCACAAATTTATGATATGGAATTTCGTATAATTAGATCAGATGGTTCAATACGCAATATATATGAATTAATGGAATTTACATTTGATGAGAATAGGAAGCCAATATATATACATGGTACTACTCAAGATATTACAGAAAAAAAAGAAATGGAAAAGTTAATTGAACAAAAACAGAAAGAAATTGATATAATTCAAAGAAAATTTCAAGTATTAATACAAGAATCTAGTAATGTTTTTGAGATTATTGATTCTGATGGTACAATATTATATATAAGTGAGGCAGTTGAAAAAGTTTTTAATTTTAAACCAAAAGAAAGAATCGGTAAAAAAATATACGACTATTATGATGAAATAGAAACAAGAAAGTTATCCAAGATGATTGAGATAGTTTTAGAGGATTCAAGTAAAAAAGTTAAAGGAGATATAATATATAAAACTAAGACTGGAAAGAAAACATATATTGAAGTAAATATGAAAAATTTACTACATGAACCATCAATTAAGGGAATAGTTATTGACTTTATGGATATAACACGAAGAGTAGAAATGGAGAAAAAAATGGCTTATATTTCTACCCATGATGAATTAACTAATTTACCAAATAGAACATACTTTAATAGGAAACTAAGCATTCAATGTCTTCATGCTAAAAATACAAATACTAAATTTGCATTAATAATGCTTGATGTGGATGGATTTAAAAATATTAATTATTCGTTGGGATTTGAGCGAGGAAATAAACTTATTAAAGAAATTGTTCTAAAATTAAGGTCATTTCTAGGAGAGACTATTTTTATTAGTCGCTATTCAGAGGACCATTTTGCTATAATAGTACAAGGATTAAGAAAGCAAGAAGAATATGAAAGTATAGTTAGAAAATTAATTAAACTATTTTCAAAACCGTTTATAGTTGATAAACTTGAATTAGATGTTACAGTTAATTTAGGCATATGTATATATCCTGATGAAGCAAAAGATGCAGATTCCCTTAGAAAACAAACTATGAATGCATTAATAAGAGCTAAAAAAGATGGAAAAAATAGATTCAAGTTTTTTTCTATAGGTTTGGATATTCAAAACTATAAAGAATTTATTATTAGAAATGATTTCCGTCATGCTATTGAAAGGAACGAACTTAGAATATATTATCAACCAATTATAAATTTGAAAACAAATGAAATATTAGGCGCTGAAGTTTTAGCTAGATGGGAACATCCTGATTGGGGAATTATAAAACCAGAAGAATTTATTCCATTAGCAGAAGACACAGGTTTAATTATAGAAGTAGGAAAGTGGATTTTAAGAGAAGTTTGTAGAAACTATAATCAATGGATGATAGAAGGGAAATCAAATATAAAAGTAGCAGTTAATTATTCTAGCATTCAGTTTTATGAAAAAAAGTTTGTTGAAAATATTTTAAAAACAATAGATGAATTTGATTTAAATCCTAATTTTTTAATTATGGAAATTACTGAAAATATATTTTTAGAAAAAGGTGATAATGTAATTTCAAATATAAGCAAATTGCAATCTTATGGGATACAAATAGCACTTGACGATTTTGGAACTGGTTATTCCTCATTAGCTTATTTAAATTCTTTTAATATAGATATATTAAAACTTGACGGGTCTTTTATAAAGAATATTACTACTGATGAAGCCAATACTGTTATTACAAAACATGTAATAACTATGGCTCAGGAGCTTAAAATAAAATTAGTCGCTGAAAAAATAGAAAATTTCCAACAATTATCTTACTTGAAAGAATTAAACTGTTTTGCAGGACAGGGGTACATATATAGTAAACCAGTACCCTTAGGGGATTTTAATGAAATATTGTCTAAAGAAAAATGTATGCCTATGTGA
- a CDS encoding BMP family lipoprotein, translating to MKHFKKLLSIILIASLVLSLSACTTETPSNTETDTTEETDAPETEGTEEEVETETDTEGFELALITDVGTIDDKSFNQGAWEGVEAYAKEFNITYKYYKPTEKSDSAYINSIDLAVKAGAKVVVCPGFLFEVPIHTVQTQYPDVKFVILDGAPHSGDYNIDIAPNTYSIFYAEEEAGFLAGYSIVKEGYTKLGFMGGMAVPAVVRFGYGFVQGADYAAKELGLTDDIQVKYTYVGNFDASPENQAKASSWYNEGTEVIFACGGAVGNSVMKAAETAGTNVIGVDVDQSEESDTVITSSMKNLSKSVYDALADYYADSFPGGTSVTLDATVEGVQLPMNTSRFEKFAQDDYDSIYEKVVAKEIEILNDTDVAAIAEAEDIPAEEVTAANIPTEQVTVEVIQ from the coding sequence ATGAAACATTTTAAAAAATTACTAAGCATAATATTAATAGCATCTTTAGTACTATCTTTAAGTGCATGTACAACTGAAACCCCTAGTAATACGGAAACAGATACAACTGAAGAAACTGATGCACCTGAAACAGAGGGAACAGAGGAAGAAGTTGAGACTGAAACTGATACTGAAGGGTTTGAACTTGCATTAATTACTGACGTTGGAACAATTGATGATAAATCTTTCAATCAAGGTGCATGGGAAGGTGTTGAAGCATATGCAAAGGAATTTAATATAACTTATAAATACTATAAACCTACTGAAAAATCAGACTCTGCTTATATTAACTCAATTGATTTAGCAGTTAAGGCAGGGGCTAAAGTTGTAGTTTGTCCAGGTTTTTTATTTGAAGTTCCAATTCATACAGTACAGACACAATATCCTGATGTAAAGTTTGTTATATTAGATGGTGCACCTCACAGTGGAGATTATAATATTGATATTGCTCCTAATACTTATTCTATCTTCTATGCAGAAGAAGAAGCTGGTTTCCTTGCGGGATATAGTATTGTTAAAGAAGGTTACACTAAGTTAGGATTTATGGGTGGAATGGCAGTTCCAGCTGTTGTACGTTTTGGTTATGGATTTGTACAAGGTGCTGATTATGCTGCAAAGGAACTTGGATTAACAGACGATATTCAAGTTAAATATACATATGTTGGTAACTTTGATGCATCTCCTGAAAATCAGGCAAAAGCTTCTTCTTGGTACAATGAAGGGACAGAAGTTATATTTGCTTGCGGTGGAGCTGTAGGAAATTCTGTTATGAAGGCTGCTGAAACAGCTGGTACAAATGTAATAGGTGTTGATGTTGATCAATCGGAAGAATCTGATACAGTTATAACATCTTCTATGAAAAATCTATCAAAATCTGTATATGATGCTTTAGCAGACTATTATGCTGATTCATTCCCAGGTGGAACATCTGTTACATTAGATGCAACTGTTGAAGGTGTTCAATTGCCAATGAATACATCTAGATTTGAAAAATTTGCTCAAGATGATTATGATTCTATATATGAAAAAGTAGTAGCAAAGGAAATAGAGATATTAAACGATACTGATGTAGCTGCAATTGCAGAAGCAGAAGATATTCCTGCTGAAGAAGTAACTGCAGCAAATATTCCTACTGAACAAGTTACAGTAGAAGTAATTCAATAA
- a CDS encoding MerR family transcriptional regulator, with protein MRIGEFAKKHGVTQDAIRHYLDMGLLVAEKSGGQYRFNEADSKDLDSIIDLKKLDFTLNEIQKILSIQRLSGTNTDVYRNQYLTFLEEKKKEIENEISRYDKVSLYLKDKIHKIKNEELNDRQNLGFPLTSLHILECPICHLTIDLSDGIIEKNMIIEANIQCECGYKGIVRNGIYIDETCVRTKMLNGNKMPSKEEYLDSSSHRYINFLYKGIASLIEYIKKYGQEPKYIIELDNCVGFFLLQYIETLPKDTVYILIDYDLNRITQLKKNLELYYNHNNFIFLCCDYHRLPIKKQSIDVAVDFWMTKTYAMGTGKLLVDKVFPLMKYNGLYTAAYPYFERDTKDNIKVSEEMKDYLNKNIILDKFKKSGISIMDTIDIGPVIEDNPFNIDTKGASIYQGILVGKKTSG; from the coding sequence ATGAGAATTGGTGAATTTGCCAAAAAACATGGTGTTACCCAAGATGCGATTAGACATTATTTAGATATGGGATTACTTGTTGCAGAGAAAAGTGGAGGTCAGTATAGATTTAACGAAGCTGACAGTAAAGATCTTGATAGTATTATAGACCTAAAGAAATTAGATTTTACTTTAAATGAAATTCAGAAGATTCTTTCAATTCAAAGATTAAGTGGCACCAATACAGATGTATATCGTAATCAATACTTGACATTTTTAGAAGAAAAAAAGAAAGAAATAGAAAATGAAATTTCAAGGTATGATAAAGTTAGTTTATATTTAAAAGATAAAATACATAAAATTAAAAATGAAGAATTAAATGATAGACAAAATTTAGGATTTCCTTTAACTTCATTACATATTTTGGAATGTCCAATTTGTCATCTCACCATTGATTTGTCAGATGGAATTATAGAAAAAAATATGATTATTGAAGCAAATATTCAGTGCGAATGTGGTTATAAAGGAATTGTTAGAAATGGAATTTACATAGATGAAACTTGTGTTCGTACAAAAATGTTAAATGGCAATAAGATGCCTTCTAAAGAAGAATATTTAGATAGCTCTTCTCATAGATATATTAATTTTCTTTATAAGGGAATAGCTTCATTAATTGAATATATTAAAAAATATGGACAAGAACCTAAATATATAATAGAACTTGACAATTGTGTTGGCTTTTTTCTATTGCAGTATATAGAAACACTTCCTAAAGATACAGTATATATATTAATTGATTATGATTTAAATAGAATAACACAATTAAAAAAGAATTTAGAATTATATTATAATCATAATAATTTCATATTTTTATGTTGTGATTATCATAGATTACCTATAAAAAAACAATCTATCGACGTTGCTGTTGATTTTTGGATGACAAAAACATATGCTATGGGAACTGGTAAATTATTGGTAGATAAAGTATTCCCATTAATGAAGTATAATGGACTTTATACTGCAGCATATCCGTACTTTGAAAGAGATACAAAAGATAATATTAAGGTTTCAGAGGAGATGAAGGATTATTTAAATAAGAATATAATTTTGGATAAATTTAAGAAATCAGGTATTTCTATAATGGATACAATAGATATTGGTCCTGTTATTGAGGACAATCCATTTAATATTGACACTAAAGGTGCTAGTATTTATCAAGGAATTTTAGTTGGCAAAAAAACCTCGGGTTAG
- a CDS encoding ABC transporter permease, with protein sequence MKKRHNLLEIKGLTSFFASLMAIIAGLLFGLIILFISNSEQAMPAFLTILVGGIVDGTKGIAQELYYATPIILTGLSVGFAFKTGLFNIGASGQFTCGAFAAIFIGIKWTFLPPGIHWLIALIGAMIAGAIWGAGPGLLKAFFNVNEVITSIMMNYIGMYLVNMAIVKTVYDSLKNQTKPVAASAIIPKAGLDKLFNASSLNIGIIIAILMVIIVYIILNKTTFGYELKACGQNKDASKYAGINEKKSIILSMVIAGGLSGLGGGLLYLSGSGKYLQVLDILAPEGFNGIPVALLGMSHPIGILFAGLFIAHITVGGFNIQLYSFVPEVIDMIIAAIIYCGAFALLFKNLINKIIKVKFSENMQDNKTNDSSNGVSTEKSEEIIKEES encoded by the coding sequence ATGAAAAAGAGGCATAATTTATTAGAAATAAAGGGACTGACAAGTTTTTTTGCTTCTCTAATGGCGATTATAGCAGGACTCCTTTTTGGATTAATAATCCTTTTTATAAGCAATAGCGAGCAGGCAATGCCAGCATTTCTTACAATTTTAGTTGGTGGAATTGTAGATGGTACAAAAGGGATAGCGCAAGAACTATATTATGCAACACCAATAATCTTAACTGGTCTTTCTGTCGGGTTTGCTTTTAAAACTGGTCTATTTAACATAGGAGCATCTGGACAGTTTACTTGTGGAGCATTTGCTGCAATTTTCATAGGAATTAAATGGACATTTTTACCACCAGGTATTCATTGGCTTATAGCTCTTATTGGCGCTATGATTGCTGGAGCAATATGGGGAGCCGGTCCAGGACTTTTAAAAGCTTTTTTTAACGTAAATGAAGTTATTACATCAATTATGATGAATTATATAGGCATGTATCTTGTAAACATGGCTATAGTAAAGACAGTATATGACTCACTTAAAAATCAAACAAAACCCGTTGCAGCGAGCGCAATCATTCCGAAAGCTGGACTTGATAAGTTGTTTAATGCAAGCAGTTTAAATATAGGGATTATAATAGCAATATTAATGGTAATAATTGTTTATATTATATTGAACAAAACAACTTTTGGTTATGAATTAAAGGCTTGCGGTCAAAATAAAGATGCAAGTAAATATGCAGGAATTAATGAAAAGAAAAGTATAATATTATCAATGGTAATTGCAGGTGGATTATCAGGTCTTGGAGGTGGGTTGTTGTACCTTTCAGGATCAGGGAAGTATCTACAGGTACTTGATATATTAGCACCAGAAGGTTTTAATGGAATTCCTGTTGCACTACTTGGTATGTCTCACCCAATTGGAATATTATTTGCTGGATTATTTATTGCGCATATTACAGTTGGAGGATTCAATATTCAGCTTTATTCTTTTGTTCCTGAAGTAATCGATATGATTATTGCAGCGATTATATATTGTGGAGCATTTGCATTGTTGTTTAAGAATTTAATTAATAAAATTATAAAGGTAAAATTTAGCGAAAATATGCAAGATAATAAAACTAACGATTCTTCAAATGGCGTTTCAACAGAAAAAAGTGAAGAAATCATTAAGGAGGAAAGCTGA
- a CDS encoding ABC transporter ATP-binding protein: MEYVIEMNHITKLFGNFKALDDVTFKVKKGEVHALLGENGAGKSTLMSILFGLYQAENGEIIINGNTVDINNPNDANNLNIGMVHQHFKLVHNFTVLESIVLGRETVKAGFLKKDDARKKVMALSDRYKLKINPDAYISDITVGMQQRVEILKMLYCDNDILIFDEPTAVLTPQEIEELMKIMKELVSEGKSIIFISHKLNEIKAVADRCTILRKGKYIGTVDVSSTSKEEMSEMMVGRKINFNIEKDDILMGDSVLDVRNLTIKAKNSSKNVVNNVSFEVKKGEIVCIAGIDGNGQSELVYGITGLIPINEGNVILKGKNITKESIRNKCISGMAHIPEDRHKHGLVLDFNLQQNAVLQTYYEGRFQNHGFIKFDSVEDYAKKLIKQYDIRSPREVDSIVRNMSGGNQQKLIVARELDRNPDIVIAVQPTRGLDVGATEYIHKQLIEQRDKGKAILIMSLELDEVMNISDRILVIYEGQIVADLNPKEITVKELGLYMVGSKRSVNYEKEA; the protein is encoded by the coding sequence ATGGAGTATGTAATAGAAATGAATCATATTACCAAGTTATTCGGAAATTTTAAAGCCCTTGACGATGTTACTTTTAAAGTTAAAAAGGGTGAGGTTCATGCGCTTTTAGGAGAAAACGGCGCTGGAAAATCTACATTAATGAGTATTTTATTTGGTTTATATCAAGCTGAAAATGGGGAGATTATAATAAACGGAAACACTGTTGATATAAATAACCCTAATGATGCAAACAATTTAAATATTGGTATGGTTCATCAACATTTTAAATTAGTTCATAATTTTACAGTACTTGAAAGTATTGTATTAGGCAGAGAAACTGTGAAAGCAGGCTTTTTAAAAAAAGATGATGCAAGAAAAAAGGTAATGGCACTTAGTGACCGGTACAAATTAAAAATAAATCCAGATGCTTATATTTCTGATATTACAGTTGGAATGCAACAAAGAGTTGAAATTCTTAAAATGTTATATTGTGATAATGATATTTTAATATTTGATGAACCAACAGCTGTGCTTACACCTCAAGAAATAGAAGAATTAATGAAGATAATGAAAGAGTTAGTAAGTGAAGGAAAATCAATTATTTTTATTTCTCATAAACTAAATGAAATAAAGGCAGTAGCTGACAGATGTACAATATTAAGAAAAGGAAAATATATTGGAACAGTAGATGTAAGCTCAACTTCCAAAGAAGAAATGTCAGAAATGATGGTGGGGCGTAAAATTAATTTTAATATAGAAAAAGATGACATATTAATGGGAGATTCTGTTCTAGATGTTAGAAATCTTACTATTAAAGCTAAAAATTCTTCAAAGAATGTTGTTAATAATGTGTCTTTTGAAGTAAAAAAGGGTGAAATTGTATGTATAGCAGGCATTGATGGTAATGGGCAATCTGAACTAGTTTATGGGATTACCGGACTTATACCAATAAACGAAGGAAATGTAATACTAAAGGGCAAAAATATTACTAAAGAATCTATAAGGAATAAATGTATTAGTGGAATGGCTCATATACCAGAAGATAGGCATAAACATGGACTAGTTCTTGATTTTAATCTCCAACAAAATGCTGTGCTACAAACTTATTATGAAGGTAGATTTCAAAATCACGGATTTATAAAATTTGACTCAGTAGAAGATTATGCTAAAAAATTAATAAAACAATATGACATACGTAGTCCACGAGAAGTAGATTCTATAGTTAGAAATATGTCAGGTGGAAATCAACAAAAATTAATTGTTGCCCGAGAACTTGATCGAAATCCAGATATAGTTATAGCGGTTCAACCAACAAGAGGACTTGATGTCGGAGCTACCGAATATATTCATAAACAATTAATTGAACAAAGAGATAAAGGAAAAGCAATTCTTATTATGTCATTGGAACTAGACGAAGTAATGAACATTAGCGACCGTATACTAGTTATTTACGAAGGGCAAATTGTAGCAGATTTAAACCCTAAAGAAATTACTGTAAAAGAACTAGGTCTTTATATGGTAGGCTCAAAAAGGAGTGTAAATTATGAAAAAGAGGCATAA
- a CDS encoding ABC transporter permease, whose protein sequence is METLYFVAQQTMYFAIPLLIVALGGMFSERSGIVNIALEGIMVMGAFISISFINIFQSSMSGQLLLILAVLVAGLMGGLFSILHAFASIRLKADQVISGTALNLFAPAFAIFVARMVQGVQQVQFKDTFYISKVPILGDIPVIGSILFRNSYITTYLGIGIAILSWIVINHTRFGLRLRACGEHPQAADSVGINVYRIRYAGVFISGFLAGIGGLAFVIPTSTNFNATVAGYGFLALAVLIFGQWRTKRIFYAAFFFGIMKTFASAYSGIPFLKGLPISNEVYKMIPYIATLIVLTFSSQNSQAPKAEGVPFDKGSR, encoded by the coding sequence ATGGAAACATTATATTTTGTTGCACAGCAAACAATGTATTTTGCAATTCCTCTTTTAATTGTAGCCTTAGGAGGGATGTTTTCAGAGCGTAGTGGAATAGTAAATATTGCATTGGAAGGCATAATGGTTATGGGAGCGTTTATCAGTATTTCTTTCATAAATATTTTTCAAAGTTCTATGAGTGGACAGCTACTTTTGATTTTAGCAGTTTTAGTAGCCGGATTAATGGGAGGATTATTTTCAATTTTACACGCTTTTGCTTCTATCAGATTAAAGGCAGATCAAGTTATAAGCGGTACTGCATTGAATTTATTTGCTCCTGCTTTTGCTATATTTGTTGCTAGGATGGTTCAAGGTGTTCAACAAGTACAATTTAAAGATACATTTTATATAAGCAAAGTTCCTATTTTAGGGGATATTCCAGTCATAGGCTCAATTCTTTTTCGTAATAGTTATATAACTACATACCTTGGTATAGGTATTGCGATTTTATCATGGATAGTGATTAATCATACTCGATTTGGGTTAAGACTTCGTGCTTGTGGCGAACATCCTCAAGCAGCAGATTCTGTTGGTATTAATGTTTATCGAATTCGTTATGCTGGTGTATTTATTTCTGGGTTTTTAGCAGGAATTGGAGGACTTGCTTTTGTAATCCCCACATCTACAAATTTTAATGCAACTGTTGCAGGATATGGATTTTTAGCATTAGCAGTTTTAATTTTTGGTCAATGGAGAACAAAGAGAATTTTTTATGCAGCTTTCTTTTTTGGTATTATGAAGACTTTTGCATCAGCGTATTCAGGTATACCTTTTTTAAAGGGGCTTCCAATATCAAATGAAGTATACAAAATGATTCCATATATTGCAACTCTAATAGTATTAACATTTTCATCCCAAAATTCTCAAGCACCAAAAGCAGAAGGAGTTCCTTTTGATAAAGGAAGCAGATAA
- a CDS encoding NAD(P)H-hydrate dehydratase, which yields MIINNLNKYILGILDSINIEQYKEINVSLTEAYDVKNIINKRKRDSHKGTYGRVGMISGSKGMAGAAVLNLNSALRSGSGLVKAFIPNSIYSIVESMSIEALTYAFDEQNLSLKEVYSEIISFSDVIATGSGCTNLSSYKVILEYLLETATQPLIIDAEGINVLNLNKLINHKQDIVLTPHYGEMSRLLNKDISNVRENIIDNAKDFTKKYNVYLVLKGARTVLSCPDGCVYINTTGNPGMATAGSGDVLTGIIASFIGQKIEISKAIRTAIYIHGLSGDIGVKHIGEYSFVASDIIKYLPAAFKGINAD from the coding sequence ATGATTATTAATAATTTAAATAAGTATATATTAGGAATATTAGATTCAATTAACATTGAACAATATAAAGAAATTAATGTTAGTTTAACCGAAGCATATGATGTTAAAAATATTATTAATAAGAGGAAAAGAGATTCACATAAAGGAACATATGGCAGAGTAGGTATGATATCAGGTTCAAAGGGTATGGCTGGAGCTGCTGTTTTAAATTTAAATAGTGCACTTAGAAGTGGTTCGGGACTTGTTAAAGCTTTTATACCTAATTCCATATATTCAATAGTTGAGTCTATGTCTATTGAAGCATTAACATATGCATTTGATGAACAAAATTTATCTTTGAAAGAAGTATATAGTGAAATTATATCCTTTTCAGATGTAATAGCTACCGGCTCTGGTTGTACTAACTTATCTAGTTATAAAGTTATTTTAGAATATTTGTTAGAAACAGCAACACAACCACTAATAATTGATGCAGAAGGTATAAATGTTTTGAATTTAAACAAGTTAATAAATCATAAACAGGATATTGTCTTAACTCCCCATTATGGTGAAATGTCTAGACTGTTAAATAAAGATATAAGTAATGTAAGGGAAAACATTATAGATAATGCAAAGGACTTTACAAAAAAATATAATGTATATTTAGTTTTAAAAGGAGCTAGAACAGTGCTATCTTGTCCAGATGGGTGTGTATATATTAATACAACTGGAAATCCAGGTATGGCTACAGCAGGAAGTGGAGATGTTCTAACGGGTATTATTGCGTCATTTATAGGGCAAAAAATAGAAATATCAAAAGCGATTAGAACTGCTATATATATTCATGGATTGTCTGGTGATATTGGAGTAAAACATATAGGAGAATATTCTTTTGTTGCTAGTGATATTATTAAATATTTGCCAGCTGCTTTTAAAGGGATAAATGCTGATTAA